Within the Streptomyces sp. NBC_00353 genome, the region CTGACCGCCAAGCCCGGAATGGGCGACCAGCTGGTCGACCTGCTACTGACCGGCCTGAACGAGGGCAGCCCCGGCGCCAGCGAACACTGCGTCGTCTACCTCGTCTCCCGGTCCGCGTCCGACCCCGACATCGTCCACGTCACCGAGGGCTGGACCAGCCAGGAGGACCACCACCGGATCTTCGCCGGCGAGGCCGCCCAGGCCATCGTCGCGCAGATCGACGGACTGCTGGCCAAGGAGTCCGAGTACACCGACTACGTCCCGGTCCGCGGCAAGGCCGCCTTCTGACCCGCCGATCGCCTCACACCCCGGCCCTTGCCGAGCCGGCCCTCCCCTCGCCCGACCGTCCGCCACCACCCCACGAAAGGCCGCCACCATGCCCACGGTACGACCCACCTTGGACCCCGAACTGCGTGAGCTGCTCGCCGACATGCGCCTCATGTCCCAGCTCAGCCCGGAAGTACTCGCGCAACTGCGCCAGCTCCCCTCGACGCCCGTCGAGCCCCTCCTCGCCCACCGGCAGGCCGACCGGCGCGAAGTCACCGTGCCCGCCAAGGACGGTGCCCCGATCCCCCTGTCGGTCTTCAGCCCCGCGAACACCGATCGCACCATCGCCGCACCCTGCGTCTACTGGATGCACGGCGGCGGAATGGTCATGGGTGACCGCTTCTCGCAGATCGACATCCCCCTGGAGTGGCTCGACGAGTTCGGCGCGGTCGTGGTCTCCGTCGACTACCGGCTCGCACCCGAGGCCACCGGTACCACCCTGGTCGACGACTGCTATCAGGGACTGCTCTGGGTCGCCGAACACTCCGCCGAACTGGGCATCGATCCCGCCCGGATCGTCGTCGCGGGCGCCAGCGCGGGCGGCGGCCTCGCGGCCGGTGTCACCCTGCTGGCCCGCAACCTCGGCGCCCCGGCGATCGCCGCGCAGATGCTGATCTGCCCCATGCTCGACCACCGCAACACCAGCACCTCCAGCCGCCAGTACTCCGGCGGGCCCGGCGTGTGGACCCGCGAGATGAACGAGTTCGGATGGCGTGCCGTCCTCAGCGACCTCACCGACCACGAGGTCCCCGAGTACGTCTCACCCGCGCTGGCCGACGACCTCTCCGGCCTGCCGACCACCTACATCGACACCGGCTCCGCCGAAGTCTTCCGCGACGAGGACACCGACTACGCCACCCGCATCTGGGCGGACGGCGGCCAGGCCGAACTCCACGTCTGGGCGGGCGGCTTCCACGGCTTCGACGCCCTGTACCCGCAGGCGCGCATCTCGGCCGCAGCCCGCCAGACCCGCACCGCCTGGCTCGC harbors:
- a CDS encoding putative quinol monooxygenase, with amino-acid sequence MIASYGFNATLTAKPGMGDQLVDLLLTGLNEGSPGASEHCVVYLVSRSASDPDIVHVTEGWTSQEDHHRIFAGEAAQAIVAQIDGLLAKESEYTDYVPVRGKAAF
- a CDS encoding alpha/beta hydrolase, translating into MPTVRPTLDPELRELLADMRLMSQLSPEVLAQLRQLPSTPVEPLLAHRQADRREVTVPAKDGAPIPLSVFSPANTDRTIAAPCVYWMHGGGMVMGDRFSQIDIPLEWLDEFGAVVVSVDYRLAPEATGTTLVDDCYQGLLWVAEHSAELGIDPARIVVAGASAGGGLAAGVTLLARNLGAPAIAAQMLICPMLDHRNTSTSSRQYSGGPGVWTREMNEFGWRAVLSDLTDHEVPEYVSPALADDLSGLPTTYIDTGSAEVFRDEDTDYATRIWADGGQAELHVWAGGFHGFDALYPQARISAAARQTRTAWLARLLLPDSAA